The Hymenobacter sp. GOD-10R genome includes a window with the following:
- a CDS encoding glycosyltransferase: MTTYRILFATMPFDGHFSPLTGLAVHLQQLGHDVRWYVGGHYGERVKNLGLPHYPLVQAKLINQENLDELLPERAKLKSPIARGQLDVTQVFLLRAPEYVQDIRAIHQDWPFDILIYDEACLGAVLAQQLLGVKGVAIGVMPLMETDENLGPPGLGQQPARSGLGRLGQRILSYVVQRFMFKPCNELYNQLRAQHGLPPFQGFLFDSVFQYADLFLQSGVPAFEYPRKRISPTVKFVGALLPHRSSQKAPFKYISQALAHKHVVLVTQGTLERNVEKIIVPTLEAYKDNADTLVIATTGGSGTEELRRRYPQRHFIIEDFIDFDAVMPYASVYVTNGGYGGVMLALQHQLPMVVAGVYEGKNEIAGRVDYCRVGINLKTETPKPKQIRQAVTQVLTTSLYRQQVRQLAQEFQQYHPHELATTYLQEMMTRASQPAPHSSLAQPISAS; encoded by the coding sequence ATGACCACTTACCGCATCCTTTTTGCCACCATGCCCTTCGATGGGCACTTTAGTCCGCTCACCGGTTTAGCCGTTCACCTCCAGCAGCTTGGCCACGATGTACGCTGGTACGTTGGGGGGCACTACGGCGAGCGGGTGAAGAACCTAGGTCTGCCCCATTATCCTTTAGTGCAGGCGAAACTTATCAACCAGGAAAACCTGGATGAGCTGCTGCCAGAGCGAGCCAAGCTGAAGAGCCCCATTGCGCGAGGCCAGCTTGATGTCACCCAAGTGTTCTTGCTGCGGGCGCCGGAATACGTGCAGGATATCCGCGCCATTCACCAAGATTGGCCCTTTGATATTCTTATCTATGACGAGGCCTGCCTTGGGGCGGTGCTGGCCCAACAGCTATTGGGGGTAAAAGGCGTGGCAATAGGCGTCATGCCCCTGATGGAAACCGACGAGAACCTAGGTCCTCCCGGCCTAGGTCAGCAGCCGGCTCGCAGCGGACTAGGTCGGCTGGGGCAACGCATTCTGAGCTACGTGGTGCAGCGCTTCATGTTCAAGCCTTGCAATGAGCTCTACAACCAATTGCGTGCGCAGCACGGCCTGCCGCCTTTCCAAGGGTTCCTGTTTGATTCGGTATTTCAGTACGCTGATCTGTTTCTGCAAAGCGGCGTACCGGCCTTTGAGTACCCGCGCAAGCGCATCAGCCCTACGGTCAAATTTGTAGGCGCTCTGCTCCCGCACCGCTCAAGTCAGAAAGCCCCCTTCAAATACATAAGTCAAGCCTTGGCGCACAAGCACGTGGTGCTCGTCACGCAGGGCACCCTGGAGCGCAACGTCGAGAAAATTATTGTTCCGACGCTTGAAGCCTACAAAGACAACGCCGATACGCTGGTCATTGCCACTACGGGTGGCTCCGGCACGGAGGAGCTGCGCCGCCGCTACCCCCAACGTCACTTTATCATTGAAGACTTTATCGACTTCGATGCGGTGATGCCCTACGCCAGCGTGTACGTCACCAACGGCGGCTACGGCGGCGTGATGCTCGCCTTGCAGCACCAACTGCCGATGGTAGTGGCGGGCGTCTACGAAGGCAAAAATGAAATTGCCGGCCGCGTCGACTACTGCCGGGTGGGCATCAACTTGAAAACCGAAACGCCCAAACCTAAGCAGATCCGGCAGGCCGTCACGCAGGTGCTCACCACCTCGCTCTACCGGCAGCAAGTGCGCCAGCTAGCGCAGGAGTTTCAGCAGTACCACCCCCACGAGCTAGCCACCACCTACCTCCAAGAGATGATGACCAGGGCGTCTCAGCCGGCCCCTCACAGCTCCTTAGCGCAGCCTATTTCGGCAAGCTAG
- the menB gene encoding 1,4-dihydroxy-2-naphthoyl-CoA synthase, whose product MAEQLTWTPIKEFREILFTQHGGIAKISINRPQVHNAFTPLTVQEMIEAMNICRDRTDIGVIILTGEGGRAFCSGGDQSVRGHGGYVGEDTVPRLNVLDLQKQIRSIPKPVIAMVAGWAIGGGHVLHVVCDLTIAAENARFGQTGPKVGSFDGGFGASYLARIVGQKKAREIWFLCDQYDAQEALDMGLVNKVVPLEKLEETTVSWCHKILEKSPLALRMLKSSFNAELDGQAGIQELAGNATLLYYLSEEAKEGKNAFIEKRQPDFSKYPKFP is encoded by the coding sequence ATGGCAGAACAACTCACCTGGACCCCGATCAAGGAGTTCCGCGAAATCCTCTTCACCCAGCACGGAGGCATCGCCAAAATCAGTATCAACCGCCCGCAGGTGCACAACGCCTTCACGCCCCTCACCGTGCAGGAAATGATTGAGGCTATGAACATTTGCCGCGACCGCACCGACATCGGCGTCATCATCCTAACCGGCGAAGGCGGCCGCGCCTTCTGCTCGGGCGGCGACCAGAGCGTGCGGGGCCACGGCGGCTACGTGGGCGAGGATACCGTGCCCCGCCTGAATGTGCTGGACCTGCAAAAGCAGATCCGCTCCATTCCGAAGCCTGTTATTGCGATGGTAGCCGGCTGGGCCATCGGTGGTGGCCACGTGCTGCACGTGGTCTGCGACTTGACGATTGCCGCCGAGAATGCTCGCTTCGGCCAGACTGGCCCGAAAGTCGGTTCCTTCGACGGCGGCTTCGGCGCTAGCTACCTAGCCCGCATCGTGGGCCAGAAGAAGGCTCGCGAAATCTGGTTCCTCTGCGACCAGTACGACGCCCAAGAAGCCCTCGACATGGGCCTCGTAAATAAAGTAGTGCCACTGGAAAAACTGGAAGAAACCACAGTATCCTGGTGCCACAAGATTTTAGAGAAGAGCCCCCTAGCTTTGCGCATGCTGAAATCGTCGTTCAACGCGGAGTTGGATGGGCAAGCCGGTATTCAGGAGCTAGCCGGTAATGCTACCCTGCTCTACTATCTCTCCGAGGAAGCCAAAGAAGGCAAGAACGCCTTCATCGAAAAGCGGCAGCCGGACTTCTCGAAGTACCCCAAATTCCCGTAA
- a CDS encoding cellulase N-terminal Ig-like domain-containing protein — translation MKRILFSFAILLAAFNYASGQDLKLNDLEYFERQGVNVLVYNNLFTGGFNDEKNAGIELIHHGVRTAQGGAIRLSNTPEQWDLVPAVSNRKVDRASQTIETTLGYKEYDFDSRVVVTAKGKGVEISVYLDKPVPKALEGKAGFNLEFLPSQYWGKAYLMDGRPNRFPRYAVSNTVTKPNSEKIKQFKGYVTSDDRGTGKFIDPLPLETGHTFLLAPDEPGRLVKITSPDADLMLFDGRMLAQNGWFVARSLLPAGKTGKVLTWTVEPNAIKGWVREPNIGFSQVGYIPAQPKLAVIELDKKDKPLAKASLYKIGDEGNATEVFSSKIAPWGNYYKYNYVKFDFSSVKTPGIYYIQYGKFKTNNFLIENNVYDKITDATSDVWIPIHMDHMFVNEAYRVWHGEPFKEGYHQAPPNTDHFDLHSQGPTTDTKYKALELIPGLNVGGFFDAGDFDIETGSNISVVQNFVQTWEYFKPLRDETFVSQKQRYVDLHRPDGTPDMLQFIEHGTLNLVAQAENIGHMSQTLSNSVLDNYHHLGDAASLTDGLPYNPNLRPYEVAPDGRSSGVKDDMWAFTSRNPSLDLSAATMFAAASRALKGYNDDLSARALQQSKRLLKEATELLANKPQNDARREGPSADISTNLQLYVSTGEQQYINKFQELLWPGLERNLNFNLLTALNAIPHMDASYKEKLRPYVVKYNDYIKGLEKDNPYGVPIGLANWAGNGGIQSFGTTVCFANKYFPDIVDASHAFKVANWLFGCHPYHNYSFVATVGATRPKAVFYGNNRADFSAIPGNVAPGVLFRKPDHFENYDDWPFLWGENEGTIAGNTGYLIFGSAFKNLVK, via the coding sequence ATGAAAAGAATACTTTTCTCGTTTGCAATACTACTGGCGGCATTCAATTATGCTTCGGGCCAGGACTTAAAACTCAACGATCTTGAATATTTCGAGAGGCAAGGCGTCAATGTCCTTGTGTATAACAACCTTTTTACGGGAGGTTTTAACGATGAGAAAAACGCCGGCATAGAGTTGATTCACCACGGCGTTAGAACGGCGCAAGGTGGTGCTATAAGGCTTTCCAATACTCCGGAGCAGTGGGATCTTGTGCCGGCAGTATCAAACCGAAAGGTAGATCGTGCGTCTCAAACCATTGAGACTACGTTAGGATACAAAGAGTACGATTTTGATTCTCGAGTGGTAGTTACCGCGAAGGGTAAAGGTGTTGAGATATCCGTCTACCTTGATAAACCCGTTCCTAAGGCACTTGAAGGAAAAGCCGGATTTAATCTTGAGTTTCTGCCCTCGCAATATTGGGGAAAGGCCTATTTGATGGACGGTCGCCCCAACCGCTTTCCACGCTATGCGGTAAGCAACACTGTTACAAAGCCGAACAGTGAAAAAATAAAACAATTTAAGGGGTATGTAACTTCCGACGACCGCGGAACCGGCAAATTTATCGATCCTCTTCCTCTCGAAACCGGCCATACTTTTCTGCTGGCACCCGATGAACCCGGACGTTTGGTGAAAATCACTTCGCCTGATGCCGACTTGATGCTCTTCGACGGCCGGATGCTGGCACAAAACGGCTGGTTTGTAGCGCGCAGCCTACTTCCAGCAGGCAAAACAGGCAAGGTTTTGACCTGGACAGTTGAGCCAAATGCTATTAAAGGTTGGGTAAGAGAGCCAAATATTGGTTTCTCCCAAGTGGGCTATATTCCTGCGCAACCAAAACTTGCCGTCATTGAACTTGACAAAAAAGACAAACCACTTGCAAAAGCTTCTTTATATAAAATAGGCGACGAGGGCAATGCTACCGAAGTATTTAGCAGCAAAATCGCACCCTGGGGTAATTATTATAAATACAACTATGTGAAGTTTGATTTTTCTTCCGTTAAAACTCCCGGTATATATTATATCCAGTACGGTAAGTTCAAAACGAATAATTTTCTAATAGAAAATAACGTTTACGATAAAATTACCGATGCCACGAGCGATGTATGGATCCCGATCCATATGGATCATATGTTCGTAAACGAGGCGTATAGGGTATGGCACGGCGAGCCTTTCAAGGAAGGGTATCATCAGGCTCCGCCAAACACGGATCACTTTGACCTGCATAGCCAGGGACCTACAACCGATACCAAGTATAAAGCACTGGAATTGATTCCTGGGCTAAACGTGGGCGGTTTTTTTGATGCCGGCGATTTTGATATCGAGACCGGATCGAACATCAGCGTGGTGCAGAACTTCGTTCAGACATGGGAATACTTTAAGCCCTTGCGCGATGAGACGTTTGTTAGTCAGAAGCAGCGTTATGTTGATCTTCACCGGCCGGACGGAACGCCAGACATGTTGCAGTTTATCGAGCACGGAACCTTGAACCTGGTAGCGCAGGCCGAGAATATTGGCCACATGTCACAAACGCTTTCTAACTCCGTTCTAGATAATTACCATCACCTAGGTGACGCAGCCTCACTAACTGACGGCCTACCGTACAATCCTAACCTTCGCCCTTACGAAGTAGCTCCTGACGGCCGATCGAGTGGGGTTAAGGATGATATGTGGGCATTTACAAGCCGTAATCCTAGCCTCGACCTCAGTGCAGCAACGATGTTTGCCGCCGCAAGCCGGGCCTTGAAGGGGTACAACGACGATCTTTCGGCCAGAGCCTTACAACAGTCGAAAAGGCTTCTGAAAGAGGCAACGGAATTGCTCGCTAACAAGCCGCAGAATGATGCACGTAGGGAGGGCCCATCGGCAGATATTTCTACCAATCTTCAACTGTACGTCTCAACCGGGGAGCAACAATACATCAATAAATTTCAGGAGCTTTTATGGCCTGGACTTGAGCGTAACCTCAACTTCAACCTTCTCACGGCATTAAATGCCATACCGCACATGGACGCGTCTTACAAAGAGAAGCTGCGGCCATATGTTGTCAAATACAATGACTACATAAAAGGGCTTGAAAAGGACAACCCTTACGGAGTACCTATCGGCCTTGCTAACTGGGCAGGTAACGGAGGTATTCAGAGTTTTGGCACCACCGTTTGCTTTGCCAACAAGTACTTCCCGGATATTGTCGACGCCAGCCATGCTTTCAAGGTCGCTAATTGGTTATTTGGCTGCCATCCGTATCATAATTATTCGTTTGTGGCCACGGTGGGCGCGACTCGTCCTAAAGCAGTTTTTTATGGAAATAACAGGGCCGATTTCTCCGCTATTCCAGGCAACGTTGCGCCGGGTGTATTATTCAGAAAACCCGATCACTTCGAAAACTACGACGACTGGCCATTTCTGTGGGGAGAAAATGAGGGCACAATTGCAGGCAATACTGGTTATTTAATTTTTGGATCAGCTTTTAAAAATTTAGTGAAATAA
- a CDS encoding LytTR family DNA-binding domain-containing protein, with the protein MNVLIIEDEALAVRKLTKMLHEVAPTFNVVGTAGSVRASVSWLQANPPGQPSAPDLILMDVELADGQSFEIFEQTTVTTPVIFTTSYDEFALRAFKVNSIDYLLKPIKRHELEASLDKYRRFSGKPAAATAPPVSIDALVQQLRQQVAPTDYRRRFLVRYLSQWIPIDVSDIAYFYSEEGVSLFRTRTNQKHCLDYTLDELEAMLDPTQFFRASRQFIVHSGAVQQIHAYFNNKLKLTLKPDPDDEVIVSRERATDFKKWMGK; encoded by the coding sequence ATGAACGTACTAATCATTGAAGATGAAGCGCTGGCAGTCCGGAAACTGACCAAGATGCTGCATGAAGTGGCGCCTACCTTCAACGTGGTCGGTACGGCCGGCAGCGTGCGGGCGTCCGTTAGTTGGCTGCAAGCCAACCCCCCTGGCCAACCCTCCGCGCCTGACCTGATTTTGATGGACGTGGAGCTAGCCGACGGGCAGAGCTTCGAGATATTTGAGCAAACAACCGTAACGACTCCGGTAATCTTCACTACTTCCTACGACGAGTTTGCGCTTCGGGCATTTAAAGTCAACAGCATCGACTACTTGCTCAAGCCCATCAAGCGCCACGAGCTGGAAGCTAGCCTCGATAAGTACCGTCGGTTCAGCGGCAAGCCGGCCGCCGCAACGGCGCCCCCGGTATCTATCGATGCCCTGGTGCAGCAGCTCCGGCAGCAAGTAGCGCCCACCGACTACCGGCGCCGGTTCCTGGTGCGGTACCTTTCGCAATGGATTCCGATTGACGTGAGCGACATCGCCTATTTCTATTCCGAAGAGGGCGTAAGCCTATTTCGTACCCGCACCAATCAGAAGCACTGCCTCGACTACACGCTCGACGAGCTAGAAGCCATGCTCGACCCGACGCAGTTTTTCCGGGCTAGCCGCCAGTTTATTGTGCACAGCGGCGCCGTGCAGCAGATTCACGCCTACTTCAACAACAAGCTCAAACTTACCCTCAAGCCCGACCCCGACGACGAAGTGATTGTCAGCCGGGAGCGCGCCACGGATTTTAAGAAGTGGATGGGCAAGTGA
- the menD gene encoding 2-succinyl-5-enolpyruvyl-6-hydroxy-3-cyclohexene-1-carboxylic-acid synthase codes for MQAVYNIAEICAQHGITDVVLSPGSRCAPLTIAFARHPKLHVRTVPDERAAAFIGLGLAQAQRRAVALVCTSGTAALNYAPAVAEAFFQQIPLVVFTADRPPEWIDQLDGQTIRQTDIYGNHVKGSATFPADTAHHDAKWHSARIVSEAINLAQQFPAGPVQVNIPLREPFYPKAGEAFHFEEVKVIREQPGAPTLLTSELAALRQELGQTSRALVVAGQYHHDAALLTALRHFGIDYQVPVVGDVIANVYLAATPKSKEPFAPIGRQDVFLAVPDKEQKEALRPELLITFGQSLISKALKLYLREYAPKQHWHIQAAGPVADTFKSLTRIIRMEPAAFFEAMLAEPAAREPRVVVANPAVRSAQQRTIPIPRVLLTPPDASAHAGAAAYLASWQRAESWADDFLANFFEAATQPFTEFGAFHLALQFVPSNAAIHLANSMAVRYANILGLADKPATEVFANRGTSGIDGCNSTAVGSALAQPERPVVLFTGDVAFFYDRNGFWHNYPTPNLRVVLFNNHGGGIFRIIDGPRQQPELEEFFETRQPLTAENTARDFGLRYFPVSSLAELESALPIFFAPEGGAALLEITTDSATNAAFFEHYRTLVRTS; via the coding sequence ATGCAGGCTGTTTATAACATTGCAGAAATCTGCGCGCAGCACGGCATTACGGATGTGGTGCTGTCGCCGGGTTCCCGGTGCGCGCCGCTGACCATTGCTTTTGCGCGCCACCCCAAGCTGCACGTGCGCACGGTGCCCGATGAGCGGGCCGCTGCCTTTATTGGCCTAGGCCTGGCGCAGGCGCAGCGGCGGGCGGTGGCGCTGGTGTGCACCTCCGGTACGGCCGCCTTGAACTACGCACCCGCCGTCGCCGAAGCCTTTTTCCAGCAGATCCCGCTCGTGGTTTTCACCGCCGACCGCCCCCCGGAGTGGATTGACCAGCTCGACGGCCAGACGATTCGTCAAACCGACATTTACGGCAACCACGTTAAAGGCTCCGCTACCTTCCCCGCCGACACCGCGCACCACGATGCCAAGTGGCACTCGGCGCGCATCGTGTCGGAGGCCATCAACCTAGCCCAACAGTTTCCCGCTGGCCCCGTACAGGTGAATATCCCGCTGCGGGAGCCTTTCTATCCGAAAGCTGGGGAGGCTTTTCACTTCGAGGAAGTAAAGGTAATCCGCGAGCAGCCGGGTGCACCGACTCTACTGACCTCAGAGCTAGCTGCCTTGCGCCAAGAGCTAGGTCAAACGTCGCGGGCGCTGGTAGTTGCCGGTCAGTACCACCACGATGCGGCGCTCCTAACGGCTCTGCGGCACTTCGGCATCGATTATCAAGTGCCAGTTGTAGGCGATGTTATTGCCAACGTTTACCTGGCGGCCACGCCTAAATCGAAGGAGCCATTTGCGCCTATTGGGCGGCAGGATGTCTTTCTGGCCGTACCAGATAAGGAGCAAAAAGAAGCGCTGCGGCCAGAGCTACTGATTACGTTTGGACAGTCGCTCATCTCAAAAGCGCTCAAGCTGTATTTGCGCGAATACGCCCCGAAGCAGCACTGGCACATCCAAGCCGCTGGTCCGGTAGCCGACACCTTCAAGTCGTTGACCCGCATCATTCGGATGGAGCCAGCCGCGTTTTTCGAAGCGATGCTTGCCGAACCCGCTGCCCGCGAACCTAGGGTTGTGGTAGCAAACCCCGCCGTGCGCTCGGCGCAGCAGCGCACCATCCCCATTCCCCGCGTGCTCCTCACGCCTCCGGATGCATCGGCACACGCCGGCGCGGCAGCCTACCTAGCTTCTTGGCAGCGCGCTGAGAGTTGGGCTGACGACTTCTTGGCCAACTTCTTTGAGGCTGCCACGCAACCGTTTACGGAATTCGGTGCCTTCCACCTAGCCTTGCAGTTTGTGCCCAGCAACGCGGCAATACACCTCGCCAACAGCATGGCCGTGCGCTACGCCAACATCCTGGGTCTGGCCGACAAGCCTGCTACCGAGGTATTTGCCAACCGCGGCACCAGCGGCATCGATGGCTGCAATAGCACTGCCGTCGGGTCGGCCCTGGCCCAGCCGGAGCGACCGGTGGTGCTCTTCACCGGCGACGTGGCGTTTTTCTATGACCGCAATGGCTTCTGGCACAACTATCCAACGCCCAACTTGCGCGTGGTGCTGTTCAACAACCACGGCGGCGGCATCTTCCGCATCATCGACGGACCTAGGCAGCAGCCAGAGTTGGAAGAGTTTTTCGAAACCCGCCAGCCGCTCACCGCCGAGAACACCGCCCGCGACTTTGGACTGCGTTACTTCCCTGTTTCGTCTTTGGCCGAACTCGAATCGGCGCTACCTATTTTCTTTGCACCGGAAGGCGGCGCAGCGCTATTGGAAATAACTACCGACAGCGCCACCAACGCCGCTTTTTTCGAGCATTACCGTACGTTAGTAAGAACCTCCTAA
- a CDS encoding chorismate-binding protein gives MKKPQLRAVEWPGEAPDFRIQLRQILAFALQQGLPVALWRLPNTQQAQLCLSFSDEAAFVGLTPVLEPKAPAGFAFFPFRDSDHNPALFLSADVFFDTATPTELQLGTALDEAGEAKAAELLSFLRTAPPSSSTPLPWHVSPQPVPQTATRAEYAALVRKAVATIEEGHIRKIVSSRAARRMLPMGFDALVAFGELHRRYPSAFVSLVSTPSAGTWLGATPETLVEVDEQGVFRTMALAGTQPLTPDLTPQTAMWAGKDIEEQALVARYIVSCFKQLRLRDYDEIGPRTAAAGQLLHLRTDFAVPLRQVPHPTLATDMLRLLHPTSAVGGMPRQAALDFLQAYEGYDRAYYSGFLGPVNLPQPGVARVFVNLRCLQLREDEAILYAGTGLTAFSDPLREWNETELKLATVGAVLGGKVE, from the coding sequence ATGAAGAAGCCGCAATTGCGCGCTGTGGAATGGCCGGGCGAGGCACCCGACTTTCGCATTCAGCTGCGCCAAATCCTAGCTTTTGCCCTGCAACAAGGCTTGCCGGTAGCGCTGTGGCGTTTGCCTAATACCCAGCAAGCCCAGCTTTGTCTGAGCTTTTCGGATGAAGCCGCCTTCGTAGGTCTCACGCCTGTGCTGGAGCCCAAGGCACCGGCCGGCTTTGCCTTCTTTCCTTTCCGCGACTCCGACCACAACCCGGCGCTGTTTCTGTCCGCTGACGTGTTTTTTGACACGGCTACCCCCACGGAGCTGCAACTAGGCACGGCACTGGATGAGGCTGGCGAAGCGAAAGCAGCGGAGCTACTTTCCTTTTTGCGCACCGCGCCGCCCTCCTCTTCTACCCCGCTGCCCTGGCACGTGAGCCCGCAGCCGGTGCCGCAGACCGCCACCCGGGCCGAGTACGCGGCGCTGGTGCGCAAAGCCGTGGCGACCATCGAAGAGGGGCATATCCGCAAAATCGTTTCATCGCGGGCAGCGCGGCGGATGCTGCCTATGGGCTTCGATGCGCTAGTTGCTTTCGGCGAATTGCACCGGCGCTATCCGTCGGCGTTTGTGTCGCTGGTCAGTACGCCCTCAGCGGGCACGTGGCTAGGTGCCACGCCGGAGACCTTGGTTGAAGTAGACGAGCAAGGCGTGTTCCGCACCATGGCCCTCGCCGGCACCCAACCCCTCACCCCCGACCTGACGCCTCAAACAGCCATGTGGGCGGGCAAGGACATCGAGGAGCAAGCCTTGGTGGCACGCTATATTGTGAGCTGCTTCAAGCAGTTGCGTCTGCGCGACTACGACGAAATAGGCCCGCGCACAGCGGCGGCGGGTCAGCTGCTGCACCTGCGCACCGATTTTGCCGTGCCGCTGCGCCAAGTGCCCCATCCTACCCTAGCCACCGACATGCTGCGCCTGCTGCATCCTACCTCGGCCGTGGGCGGTATGCCCCGCCAAGCTGCCCTGGACTTTCTGCAAGCCTACGAAGGCTACGACCGGGCCTACTACAGTGGCTTCCTTGGCCCCGTGAATCTGCCCCAACCAGGCGTGGCGCGGGTGTTTGTCAATCTGCGCTGCCTGCAGCTGCGGGAAGACGAGGCTATTCTGTACGCCGGCACGGGCCTCACGGCTTTTTCAGACCCTCTGCGGGAGTGGAACGAAACGGAGTTGAAGCTAGCTACCGTCGGGGCCGTGCTAGGTGGGAAGGTGGAGTAG
- a CDS encoding histidine phosphatase family protein: MSVKKIYLIRHGQTDFNVRGIVQGSGVDSSLNETGHRQAARFFAAYKHVKFDKVYTSTLQRTHQSVQGFLDLGLPHEQHAGLNEISWGAREGTRITAEEDAQYHAVLEGWKQGITNIGLPGGESPDQVAARQRPVIDLIVSRPEEETILVCMHGRAMRVLLCQLLNYPLSCMDSFEHRNLCLYKLHYTDSMFSVRSFMDVVHLQPS; encoded by the coding sequence GTGAGCGTCAAAAAAATCTACCTTATTCGACACGGACAAACGGACTTCAACGTGCGCGGTATCGTGCAGGGCAGCGGTGTGGATTCCAGCCTGAACGAAACCGGTCACCGGCAAGCAGCCCGCTTCTTCGCAGCCTATAAACACGTAAAATTCGACAAAGTCTACACCTCTACGTTGCAGCGCACGCACCAATCGGTGCAGGGCTTCTTAGACCTAGGGCTGCCGCACGAGCAGCACGCCGGCCTCAACGAGATTAGCTGGGGCGCCCGCGAAGGTACCCGCATCACGGCTGAGGAAGACGCGCAGTATCACGCCGTGCTGGAAGGGTGGAAGCAGGGCATCACCAACATCGGTCTGCCCGGCGGGGAAAGCCCCGACCAAGTGGCGGCCCGTCAGCGCCCTGTCATTGACCTGATTGTTTCGCGGCCCGAAGAAGAAACCATTCTGGTGTGTATGCACGGCCGGGCGATGCGCGTGCTGCTCTGTCAGTTGCTAAATTATCCGCTCAGCTGCATGGATTCCTTTGAACACCGTAACCTGTGTTTGTATAAGCTGCACTACACCGATTCCATGTTCTCCGTGCGCAGCTTCATGGATGTAGTGCACTTGCAACCTAGCTAG
- a CDS encoding hotdog fold thioesterase, with protein sequence MNLPTHDLAQLNEWSRNTLSEHLGIELTEVGDKYLVGRMPVDHRTHQPMGLLHGGASVALAETLGSIGAALQVDLTKKACVGLEINANHIKGVHSGYVVGRATAIHVGRTTQVWEIRITHEETGALVCLSRITMAVIDLPQKSNNAA encoded by the coding sequence ATGAATCTTCCCACCCACGATCTTGCCCAACTCAATGAGTGGTCGCGCAATACACTAAGTGAACACCTTGGCATTGAGCTTACCGAAGTAGGCGACAAGTACCTGGTGGGCCGCATGCCCGTCGACCACCGCACCCACCAGCCCATGGGCCTGCTACACGGTGGCGCCTCCGTAGCGCTAGCCGAAACCCTAGGTAGTATTGGGGCGGCCCTACAAGTTGATCTAACCAAGAAGGCTTGTGTAGGCCTGGAAATCAACGCCAACCATATCAAAGGGGTGCACTCGGGCTACGTAGTAGGACGAGCTACAGCCATCCACGTGGGACGCACAACGCAGGTGTGGGAAATTCGCATCACGCACGAAGAAACAGGCGCTTTGGTGTGCCTCAGCCGCATTACCATGGCAGTTATCGACTTGCCCCAGAAATCAAATAACGCGGCATGA